The following are encoded in a window of Diorhabda sublineata isolate icDioSubl1.1 chromosome 3, icDioSubl1.1, whole genome shotgun sequence genomic DNA:
- the LOC130441501 gene encoding small nuclear ribonucleoprotein F, whose amino-acid sequence MSTAMPINPKPFLNGLTGKAVLVKLKWGHEYKGYLVSADGYMNVQLANAEEIIDGAVAGSLGEILIRCNNILFIRCAEEEDEEGEMRD is encoded by the exons ATGTCAACTGCTATGCCAATTAATCCAAAACCATTTCTCAATGGTCTCACCGGGAAAGCCGTCTTAGTGAAATTAAAATGGGGCCATGAATATAAAGGTTATCTTGTCTCAGCTGACGGATATATGAATGTACAATTAGCAAATGCAGAAGAAATTATTGACGGAGCTGTTGCAG gaTCATTAGGGGAAATTCTAATACgatgtaataatattttattcataagaTGCGccgaagaagaagatgaagaggGTGAAATGAGAGATTAG
- the LOC130442083 gene encoding calmodulin-like protein 4, with translation MARYFKEKDIDEFRECFYLFARSGTIKNLDELTVIMRSLGLSPTRSEMTGYLRQKGGKMSFPDFLEVMYIHSKVENIPKEVVDAFKAADPENTGKISAKQLRYLLQNWGESLSSNEVDRIFREANVNANSMVRYEDFVKIACAPVPDYY, from the exons atg GCGAGGTACTTTAAGGAAAAAGATATTGATG AATTCAgggaatgtttttatttgtttgcaCGATCTGGGACTATCAAAAACCTAGATGAATTGACAGTGATAATGAGAAGCTTGGGATTATCTCCAACAAGGTCAGAAATGACAGGATATTTAAGACAAAAA GGTGGTAAAATGTCTTTCCCGGACTTTTTGGAAGTCATGTACATCCATTCTAAAGTAGAAAACATTCCAAAAGAAGTTGTGGATGCTTTTAAAGCAGCAGATCCTGAAAATACAGGAAAAATCTCGGCCAAACAGCTTAgatatttgttacaaaactgGGGAGAAAGTTTATCATCCAATGAAGTCGATAGAATCTTCAGAGAAGCTAACGTTAATGCTAATAGTATGGTACGATATgaagattttgttaaaattgctTGTGCTCCTGTTCCAGATTATtactaa
- the LOC130442081 gene encoding mitochondrial coenzyme A transporter SLC25A42 isoform X1, with protein MEYVVKFITAQVIFSFDSVCLHYNKEKEIASLFLNMAKSADKSFNNCNNYNLSNGQLVLTSLAAGAIAGAVAKTTIAPLDRTKINFQVGHKPYSTKKAFKFILKTLRTDGVLTLWRGNSATMARIVPHAAIQFTAHEQWKRILRVDQGGGTPVKLFLAGSLAGVTSQSLTYPLDLARARMAVTSREEYSTLRQVFLKIYYFEGIKVFYRGYIPTILGVIPYAGISFFTYDTLKRLYREHIDNVQTPPPVASLGFGAVAGMLGQSCTYPLDIVRRRMQTDVNGKYNTIGMTLKYVYKTEGLIGGLYKGLSMNWIKGPIAVGISFATYDNTKDFLRKLFSKYKTKVLYIELKK; from the exons ATGGAATATGTAGTAAAATTTATCACAGCGCAGGTTATCTTTTCATTTGATtcagtttgtttacattata ataaagaaaaagaaatcgcttcgttatttttaaatatggcaAAAAGTGCcgataaaagttttaataattgtaataattataatttaagtAATGGACAATTAGTTTTGACTAGTTTAGCGGCTGGTGCTATAGCCGGTGCGGTAGCTAAAACTACGATAGCTCCTTTGGATAGAacgaaaatcaattttcaagtAGG aCATAAGCCGTATTCAACTaaaaaagctttcaaatttattttaaaaacgttAAGAACAGATGGCGTTTTAACGTTATGGAGAGGAAATAGTGCTACTATGGCACGAATAGTACCTCATGCTGCCATACAATTCACAGCTCACGAGCAGTGGAAACGAATACTCAGGGTGGATCAGGGAGG gGGAACGCCGGTCAAATTGTTTTTAGCAGGTTCTTTAGCGGGGGTTACGTCACAATCGCTCACTTACCCCCTTGATCTAGCAAGAGCTAGAATGGCAGTCACATCTAGGGAGGAATATTCGACGTTAAGACAG gtgtttttaaaaatatattactttGAAGggataaaagtattttatagaGGATATATCCCGACGATTCTAGGAGTAATTCCTTACGCAGGAATATCGTTTTTCACTTACGATACGTtgaaaagattatatagag AGCACATAGACAATGTACAGACGCCGCCTCCCGTAGCATCATTGGGGTTCGGTGCGGTGGCGGGTATGTTGGGTCAAAGTTGTACGTATCCATTAGATATTGTTAGGAGAAGGATGCAAACCGACGTTAATGGAAAATACAACACAATAGGAATGACactaaaatatgtttataa GACTGAAGGTCTGATAGGGGGTTTATATAAAGGACTTTCGATGAACTGGATCAAAGGCCCCATAGCAGTCGGTATTAGTTTCGCTACGTACGATAAC
- the LOC130442081 gene encoding mitochondrial coenzyme A transporter SLC25A42 isoform X2: MAKSADKSFNNCNNYNLSNGQLVLTSLAAGAIAGAVAKTTIAPLDRTKINFQVGHKPYSTKKAFKFILKTLRTDGVLTLWRGNSATMARIVPHAAIQFTAHEQWKRILRVDQGGGTPVKLFLAGSLAGVTSQSLTYPLDLARARMAVTSREEYSTLRQVFLKIYYFEGIKVFYRGYIPTILGVIPYAGISFFTYDTLKRLYREHIDNVQTPPPVASLGFGAVAGMLGQSCTYPLDIVRRRMQTDVNGKYNTIGMTLKYVYKTEGLIGGLYKGLSMNWIKGPIAVGISFATYDNTKDFLRKLFSKYKTKVLYIELKK; encoded by the exons atggcaAAAAGTGCcgataaaagttttaataattgtaataattataatttaagtAATGGACAATTAGTTTTGACTAGTTTAGCGGCTGGTGCTATAGCCGGTGCGGTAGCTAAAACTACGATAGCTCCTTTGGATAGAacgaaaatcaattttcaagtAGG aCATAAGCCGTATTCAACTaaaaaagctttcaaatttattttaaaaacgttAAGAACAGATGGCGTTTTAACGTTATGGAGAGGAAATAGTGCTACTATGGCACGAATAGTACCTCATGCTGCCATACAATTCACAGCTCACGAGCAGTGGAAACGAATACTCAGGGTGGATCAGGGAGG gGGAACGCCGGTCAAATTGTTTTTAGCAGGTTCTTTAGCGGGGGTTACGTCACAATCGCTCACTTACCCCCTTGATCTAGCAAGAGCTAGAATGGCAGTCACATCTAGGGAGGAATATTCGACGTTAAGACAG gtgtttttaaaaatatattactttGAAGggataaaagtattttatagaGGATATATCCCGACGATTCTAGGAGTAATTCCTTACGCAGGAATATCGTTTTTCACTTACGATACGTtgaaaagattatatagag AGCACATAGACAATGTACAGACGCCGCCTCCCGTAGCATCATTGGGGTTCGGTGCGGTGGCGGGTATGTTGGGTCAAAGTTGTACGTATCCATTAGATATTGTTAGGAGAAGGATGCAAACCGACGTTAATGGAAAATACAACACAATAGGAATGACactaaaatatgtttataa GACTGAAGGTCTGATAGGGGGTTTATATAAAGGACTTTCGATGAACTGGATCAAAGGCCCCATAGCAGTCGGTATTAGTTTCGCTACGTACGATAAC